In a genomic window of Primulina huaijiensis isolate GDHJ02 chromosome 10, ASM1229523v2, whole genome shotgun sequence:
- the LOC140986898 gene encoding putative uridine kinase C227.14 isoform X1 — MWETPDTVSQSLHSPVIIIHVFTYEISIMEVLSSARWCGSLRHCASEELLLKKAWFPPWKQVRFYLVARDLRPLVGQTGILTWKQNNPKVLHCHLKEVPVIDSGCMDEICKILAERLLLTAAAESNPNFKHIIGLCGPPGSGKSTLASEVVRYVNELWPQKSSYFGSQVESPQVALVLPMDGFHLYRHQLDAMKDPEEAHARRGSPWTFDPERLLRCLTKLKNEGSVCVPSFDHGVGDPVEDDIFVNLQHKIVIVEGNYLLLDEDVWRDISCIFDEKWFIDVDIEKAMKRVLKRHISTGKPPDVAKWRIDYNDRPNAELIMESKQNADLIIKSVDFSRCSPTRLSEMGI; from the exons ATGTGGGAGACTCCAGATACAGTTTCCCAGAGTCTTCATAGCCCAGTAATAATTATTCATGTATTTACTTACgaaat CTCGATCATGGAGGTTTTATCGTCTGCAAGGTGGTGCGGGTCTCTTCGGCACTGTGCATCAG AGGAACTGCTGCTGAAAAAGGCATGGTTTCCCCCTTGGAAACAGGTTCGTTTTTATCTAGTGGCGAGAGACTTGAGGCCGTTAGTGGGTCAGACTGGAATTCTAACTTGGAAGCAAAATAATCCTaag GTTTTACATTGTCATCTGAAGGAAGTTCCAGTCATAGACTCAGG ATGCATGGATGAGATATGCAAAATCTTGGCAGAACGTCTTCTTCTGACTGCAGCAGCTGAATCAAACCCCAATTTTAA GCATATTATTGGTCTGTGTGGCCCACCTGGATCAGGAAAGAGTACTCTTGCATCCGAGGTAGTTCGCTATGTCAATGAGTTGTGGCCCCAAAAATCATCATACTTTGGTTCTCAAGTTGAGTCTCCACAAGTTGCTCTCGTGCTTCCCATGGATGGATTTCACCTTTACCGTCATCAGCTCGATGCAATGAAG GATCCAGAGGAAGCCCATGCAAGAAGGGGAT CTCCTTGGACATTTGACCCTGAACGACTTTTAAGATGCCTAACAAAGCTGAAAAATGAG GGATCTGTGTGTGTACCATCTTTTGACCATGGAGTGGGTGATCCTGTTGAAGATGACATTTTTGTGAACCTTCA GCACAAGATAGTGATAGTCGAAGGGAATTATTTGCTTTTAGATGAGGATGTCTGGAGGGATATCTCATGTATATTTGATGAGAAGTG GTTCATTGATGTTGACATCGAAAAAGCAATGAAACGGGTCTTAAAAAGACATATATCAACAG GAAAGCCTCCTGATGTTGCAAAATGGCGG ATTGATTATAACGATCGTCCTAATGCGGAGCTTATAATGGAGTCGAAGCAGAATGCGGATTTGATAATCAAGTCAGTCGACTTCTCAAGGTGTTCCCCCACTCGTCTTTCGGAAATGGGAATCTGA
- the LOC140986898 gene encoding putative uridine kinase C227.14 isoform X3: MWETPDTVSQSLHSPVIIIHVFTYEISIMEVLSSARWCGSLRHCASEELLLKKAWFPPWKQVRFYLVARDLRPLVGQTGILTWKQNNPKVLHCHLKEVPVIDSGCMDEICKILAERLLLTAAAESNPNFKHIIGLCGPPGSGKSTLASEVVRYVNELWPQKSSYFGSQVESPQVALVLPMDGFHLYRHQLDAMKDPEEAHARRGSPWTFDPERLLRCLTKLKNEGSVCVPSFDHGVGDPVEDDIFVNLQFIDVDIEKAMKRVLKRHISTGKPPDVAKWRIDYNDRPNAELIMESKQNADLIIKSVDFSRCSPTRLSEMGI, encoded by the exons ATGTGGGAGACTCCAGATACAGTTTCCCAGAGTCTTCATAGCCCAGTAATAATTATTCATGTATTTACTTACgaaat CTCGATCATGGAGGTTTTATCGTCTGCAAGGTGGTGCGGGTCTCTTCGGCACTGTGCATCAG AGGAACTGCTGCTGAAAAAGGCATGGTTTCCCCCTTGGAAACAGGTTCGTTTTTATCTAGTGGCGAGAGACTTGAGGCCGTTAGTGGGTCAGACTGGAATTCTAACTTGGAAGCAAAATAATCCTaag GTTTTACATTGTCATCTGAAGGAAGTTCCAGTCATAGACTCAGG ATGCATGGATGAGATATGCAAAATCTTGGCAGAACGTCTTCTTCTGACTGCAGCAGCTGAATCAAACCCCAATTTTAA GCATATTATTGGTCTGTGTGGCCCACCTGGATCAGGAAAGAGTACTCTTGCATCCGAGGTAGTTCGCTATGTCAATGAGTTGTGGCCCCAAAAATCATCATACTTTGGTTCTCAAGTTGAGTCTCCACAAGTTGCTCTCGTGCTTCCCATGGATGGATTTCACCTTTACCGTCATCAGCTCGATGCAATGAAG GATCCAGAGGAAGCCCATGCAAGAAGGGGAT CTCCTTGGACATTTGACCCTGAACGACTTTTAAGATGCCTAACAAAGCTGAAAAATGAG GGATCTGTGTGTGTACCATCTTTTGACCATGGAGTGGGTGATCCTGTTGAAGATGACATTTTTGTGAACCTTCA GTTCATTGATGTTGACATCGAAAAAGCAATGAAACGGGTCTTAAAAAGACATATATCAACAG GAAAGCCTCCTGATGTTGCAAAATGGCGG ATTGATTATAACGATCGTCCTAATGCGGAGCTTATAATGGAGTCGAAGCAGAATGCGGATTTGATAATCAAGTCAGTCGACTTCTCAAGGTGTTCCCCCACTCGTCTTTCGGAAATGGGAATCTGA
- the LOC140986898 gene encoding putative uridine kinase C227.14 isoform X2: MEVLSSARWCGSLRHCASEELLLKKAWFPPWKQVRFYLVARDLRPLVGQTGILTWKQNNPKVLHCHLKEVPVIDSGCMDEICKILAERLLLTAAAESNPNFKHIIGLCGPPGSGKSTLASEVVRYVNELWPQKSSYFGSQVESPQVALVLPMDGFHLYRHQLDAMKDPEEAHARRGSPWTFDPERLLRCLTKLKNEGSVCVPSFDHGVGDPVEDDIFVNLQHKIVIVEGNYLLLDEDVWRDISCIFDEKWFIDVDIEKAMKRVLKRHISTGKPPDVAKWRIDYNDRPNAELIMESKQNADLIIKSVDFSRCSPTRLSEMGI; this comes from the exons ATGGAGGTTTTATCGTCTGCAAGGTGGTGCGGGTCTCTTCGGCACTGTGCATCAG AGGAACTGCTGCTGAAAAAGGCATGGTTTCCCCCTTGGAAACAGGTTCGTTTTTATCTAGTGGCGAGAGACTTGAGGCCGTTAGTGGGTCAGACTGGAATTCTAACTTGGAAGCAAAATAATCCTaag GTTTTACATTGTCATCTGAAGGAAGTTCCAGTCATAGACTCAGG ATGCATGGATGAGATATGCAAAATCTTGGCAGAACGTCTTCTTCTGACTGCAGCAGCTGAATCAAACCCCAATTTTAA GCATATTATTGGTCTGTGTGGCCCACCTGGATCAGGAAAGAGTACTCTTGCATCCGAGGTAGTTCGCTATGTCAATGAGTTGTGGCCCCAAAAATCATCATACTTTGGTTCTCAAGTTGAGTCTCCACAAGTTGCTCTCGTGCTTCCCATGGATGGATTTCACCTTTACCGTCATCAGCTCGATGCAATGAAG GATCCAGAGGAAGCCCATGCAAGAAGGGGAT CTCCTTGGACATTTGACCCTGAACGACTTTTAAGATGCCTAACAAAGCTGAAAAATGAG GGATCTGTGTGTGTACCATCTTTTGACCATGGAGTGGGTGATCCTGTTGAAGATGACATTTTTGTGAACCTTCA GCACAAGATAGTGATAGTCGAAGGGAATTATTTGCTTTTAGATGAGGATGTCTGGAGGGATATCTCATGTATATTTGATGAGAAGTG GTTCATTGATGTTGACATCGAAAAAGCAATGAAACGGGTCTTAAAAAGACATATATCAACAG GAAAGCCTCCTGATGTTGCAAAATGGCGG ATTGATTATAACGATCGTCCTAATGCGGAGCTTATAATGGAGTCGAAGCAGAATGCGGATTTGATAATCAAGTCAGTCGACTTCTCAAGGTGTTCCCCCACTCGTCTTTCGGAAATGGGAATCTGA
- the LOC140986898 gene encoding putative uridine kinase C227.14 isoform X4, which produces MWETPDTVSQSLHSPVIIIHVFTYEISIMEVLSSARWCGSLRHCASEELLLKKAWFPPWKQVRFYLVARDLRPLVGQTGILTWKQNNPKVLHCHLKEVPVIDSGCMDEICKILAERLLLTAAAESNPNFKHIIGLCGPPGSGKSTLASEVVRYVNELWPQKSSYFGSQVESPQVALVLPMDGFHLYRHQLDAMKDPEEAHARRGSPWTFDPERLLRCLTKLKNEGSVCVPSFDHGVGDPVEDDIFVNLQHKIVIVEGNYLLLDEDVWRDISCIFDEKWFIDVDIEKAMKRVLKRHISTAS; this is translated from the exons ATGTGGGAGACTCCAGATACAGTTTCCCAGAGTCTTCATAGCCCAGTAATAATTATTCATGTATTTACTTACgaaat CTCGATCATGGAGGTTTTATCGTCTGCAAGGTGGTGCGGGTCTCTTCGGCACTGTGCATCAG AGGAACTGCTGCTGAAAAAGGCATGGTTTCCCCCTTGGAAACAGGTTCGTTTTTATCTAGTGGCGAGAGACTTGAGGCCGTTAGTGGGTCAGACTGGAATTCTAACTTGGAAGCAAAATAATCCTaag GTTTTACATTGTCATCTGAAGGAAGTTCCAGTCATAGACTCAGG ATGCATGGATGAGATATGCAAAATCTTGGCAGAACGTCTTCTTCTGACTGCAGCAGCTGAATCAAACCCCAATTTTAA GCATATTATTGGTCTGTGTGGCCCACCTGGATCAGGAAAGAGTACTCTTGCATCCGAGGTAGTTCGCTATGTCAATGAGTTGTGGCCCCAAAAATCATCATACTTTGGTTCTCAAGTTGAGTCTCCACAAGTTGCTCTCGTGCTTCCCATGGATGGATTTCACCTTTACCGTCATCAGCTCGATGCAATGAAG GATCCAGAGGAAGCCCATGCAAGAAGGGGAT CTCCTTGGACATTTGACCCTGAACGACTTTTAAGATGCCTAACAAAGCTGAAAAATGAG GGATCTGTGTGTGTACCATCTTTTGACCATGGAGTGGGTGATCCTGTTGAAGATGACATTTTTGTGAACCTTCA GCACAAGATAGTGATAGTCGAAGGGAATTATTTGCTTTTAGATGAGGATGTCTGGAGGGATATCTCATGTATATTTGATGAGAAGTG GTTCATTGATGTTGACATCGAAAAAGCAATGAAACGGGTCTTAAAAAGACATATATCAACAG CCTCCTGA